One window of Nocardia nova SH22a genomic DNA carries:
- a CDS encoding lipase family protein — translation MTSVIRAATWLAAILSMGGVLVPSQAVAAPPDPVAFYDAPTDMSGRAPGDVLRSEPMPLPVLRPLVDATGTRIMYRTTDAHGNPAAGTGTVLEPARPWTGPGPRPVVSLAVGTHGIGPQCRPSKMLGVVVDSEPPRTPFAEYETATLALLLGRGMAVAVTDYLPDSYLISNAEAHAVVDAARAAGRLGLPDVGPTSPVAFWGYSQGGHAVGAAAEQVSSYAPEMNLRGAYVGSAPADLTETLNYAEGTSLTGANGYVLNSLSTTYPETAPAIDRILDDAGRSMMHATTVQCTTEIALNYGFHRSSEYTVDGSSVASALAADPIVGPAVSAQRLGDSAPSTPVFAVTGNADEVDPQGMRRLAGQWCAAGARVELLDVPLPKILPGLLIGHVADAATGALGGGLQWLTDRFAGAPAPDNCAAHR, via the coding sequence GTGACCAGCGTCATCCGCGCGGCAACGTGGCTCGCGGCGATCTTGTCGATGGGGGGCGTCCTGGTGCCGTCCCAGGCAGTTGCGGCACCCCCGGACCCCGTCGCCTTCTACGATGCGCCGACCGACATGTCCGGAAGAGCTCCCGGCGACGTCCTGCGCAGCGAGCCGATGCCGCTTCCGGTGCTGCGGCCGCTGGTCGACGCCACCGGGACCCGCATCATGTACCGGACCACCGATGCGCACGGAAATCCCGCCGCCGGAACGGGCACTGTGCTCGAACCCGCTCGGCCGTGGACCGGTCCGGGGCCGCGACCCGTGGTCAGCCTGGCAGTCGGCACCCACGGCATCGGGCCGCAGTGCAGGCCCTCGAAAATGCTGGGCGTCGTCGTCGACAGTGAGCCGCCGCGGACACCCTTCGCCGAATACGAAACCGCGACCCTGGCGCTCCTGCTCGGCCGAGGCATGGCGGTGGCGGTCACCGACTACCTGCCCGACAGTTACCTCATATCGAATGCCGAGGCGCATGCCGTCGTCGACGCCGCTCGCGCGGCCGGTCGGCTCGGCCTGCCCGATGTCGGACCCACCTCACCCGTCGCGTTCTGGGGCTACTCGCAAGGAGGGCACGCCGTCGGCGCAGCCGCTGAACAGGTCTCGTCCTACGCGCCCGAGATGAACCTGCGCGGCGCCTATGTCGGTTCGGCCCCGGCCGACCTGACCGAAACCCTGAACTACGCCGAGGGCACCTCGCTCACCGGCGCCAACGGATACGTGTTGAACTCGCTGTCGACCACCTATCCCGAGACGGCGCCCGCCATCGACCGCATCCTCGACGACGCCGGACGCTCCATGATGCACGCCACCACCGTCCAGTGCACCACCGAAATCGCGCTGAACTACGGCTTCCACCGAAGCTCGGAATACACGGTCGACGGTAGCTCCGTCGCGAGCGCGCTGGCCGCCGATCCCATCGTCGGTCCCGCGGTCTCGGCACAACGACTCGGTGACTCCGCGCCGAGCACTCCGGTCTTCGCCGTCACCGGCAACGCGGACGAGGTGGATCCCCAGGGCATGCGTCGCCTGGCCGGGCAATGGTGTGCCGCCGGTGCGCGCGTGGAACTGCTGGATGTGCCGCTCCCGAAGATCCTTCCGGGTCTGCTGATCGGCCATGTCGCCGACGCGGCCACCGGTGCCCTGGGTGGCGGATTGCAATGGCTGACAGACCGTTTCGCGGGCGCACCCGCTCCCGACAACTGCGCTGCCCACCGGTGA
- a CDS encoding phytoene/squalene synthase family protein: MYPTTVSRTDDHDRVLRRSYRACRELNARHGRTFFLATGLLSPEQRPAIHALYGFARRADDICDDIDPTSTSADRAARLNRLAEQFRTADSGTEPVLPAVLHTVSTYEIPDALFEAFLTSMRMDLSITDYPDRHALDRYVHGSAEVIGLQVLPVLGTVAPREEAAPYAAALGKAFQLTNFLRDVNEDLARDRVYLPADELAAEGVDRDVLLWCQAHRRTDPRVRRALAAQHQLTREIYTFARTGIALLQPHSRPCVRAALTLYSGILDRIEDLDYDIFAHRARVGRRRRTVVALSGLTRAYWSRLTHPAGKSRAHRYSVPDHLSLGTRE, translated from the coding sequence ATGTATCCCACCACTGTGTCCCGCACCGACGACCACGATCGAGTCCTGCGTCGCTCCTACCGGGCCTGCCGGGAACTCAATGCCCGGCACGGTCGCACGTTCTTCCTCGCGACCGGACTGCTGTCACCCGAGCAACGCCCGGCGATTCACGCCCTCTACGGCTTCGCCCGGCGGGCCGACGACATCTGCGACGATATCGACCCCACCAGCACCAGTGCCGATCGTGCGGCGCGGCTGAACCGGCTCGCCGAGCAGTTCCGCACCGCCGACAGCGGCACCGAGCCGGTGTTGCCCGCGGTATTGCACACCGTGAGTACGTACGAGATCCCCGACGCCCTGTTCGAGGCATTCCTGACCTCGATGCGCATGGACCTGTCGATCACCGACTATCCCGACCGCCACGCCCTCGACCGATACGTGCACGGCTCAGCGGAGGTGATCGGGCTGCAAGTTCTTCCGGTACTGGGCACCGTCGCACCGCGCGAGGAGGCCGCACCGTACGCGGCCGCACTCGGAAAAGCGTTCCAGCTCACCAACTTTCTCCGCGACGTGAACGAGGACCTGGCCCGGGACCGGGTGTATCTGCCGGCCGATGAACTGGCCGCCGAGGGTGTGGATCGCGATGTGCTGCTGTGGTGCCAGGCCCACCGCCGCACCGACCCCCGGGTCCGGCGCGCTCTCGCCGCCCAACACCAACTCACCCGCGAGATCTACACCTTCGCCCGGACCGGTATCGCACTGCTGCAACCACACTCGCGTCCCTGCGTCCGTGCCGCACTAACCCTGTACTCCGGAATACTCGACCGTATCGAAGACCTCGACTACGACATCTTCGCCCATCGTGCCCGCGTCGGTCGCCGACGCCGCACGGTCGTCGCGCTGTCCGGCCTCACCCGCGCGTACTGGTCTCGCTTGACTCACCCAGCCGGGAAGAGTCGGGCTCATCGATATTCGGTACCGGACCACCTTTCCCTCGGAACTCGCGAGTGA